From a single Xyrauchen texanus isolate HMW12.3.18 chromosome 26, RBS_HiC_50CHRs, whole genome shotgun sequence genomic region:
- the LOC127619842 gene encoding POU domain, class 2, transcription factor 2-like produces MFVPLPVPLVFQRTAPDFSAWRLKSPLPLRSGNSDIRMSKSIEDDKMGTELPMDSTDSERNSPEASEQALPMKTSPFCLSPAPSNIKVKAEEAAEMASVHAPPPPPAQPPLSHTQLMLAGSQLAGLAALLPAQQQLLLQQAQAQLLAAAVQQSNAAHAAHAAAAANQQHQQQQANQAAAQAQNHAKPEQTPPPLALSQPIQLTAQDIQQFLQLQQLVLMPGHHLQSPAQFLLPQAQTQHGQQGMYSLSGLLSAQNLISLPQQSPGSLLTTPPRLGLQAQHHPDDRLWSLQREKSVESTVSSAPSSAPPMSSISSVTPHAEEPSDLEELEQFARTFKQRRIKLGFTQGDVGMAMGKLYGNDFSQTTISRFEALNLSFKNMCKLKPLLEKWLSDAETMAIDNMLPSPSSLSSPLLGFEGLPGRRRKKRTSIETNVRIALERNFIMNQKPTSEEILLMAEQLNMEKEVIRVWFCNRRQKEKRINPSSATPPLPTQAPVQMHKPPCYSPHMMSSQSLAQAVTSLSTTAVSPTPSVACPLNLSGHAAMSSAPSSATPPPLSTVSPTPPNLSHTGLNTGNTMMGVSTGLNQAFLGSNPLATMQALAASGGQMSISALEGSGQMFLGGAGGPGAELRQSLFLNHPTLLALATGAGMGLVGTPRASPPPGASGVRQDSCSVSSCSSPTSFCSLGEASPPPLGGAMAE; encoded by the exons ATATCAGGATGTCTAAATCCATAGAGGATGACAAGATGGGTACTGAACTTCCAATGGACAGTACAG ACTCTGAGAGGAACAGTCCTGAGGCCAGCGAACAG GCCCTGCCAATGAAAACAagtcctttctgtctgtctcctgCCCCCAGCAACATAAAg GTGAAAGCAGAGGAAGCCGCTGAGATGGCCAGTGTTCATGCCCCTCCACCTCCTCCAGCTCAGCctcctctatcacacacacaacttATGCTGGCAGGCAGTCAGCTTGCTGGG CTGGCAGCTCTCCTTCCTGCACAGCAGCAGCTGTTGCTGCAGCAAGCTCAGGCGCAACTATTAGCTGCAGCAGTGCAACAGTCCAATGCAGCGCATGCCGCCCATGCAGCTGCGGCAGCCAATCAGCAGCATCAACAGCAGCAGGCTAATCAGGCAGCAGCACAAGCCCAGAATCATGCCAAACCTGAGCAAACCCCACCTCCGCTTGCCCTATCACAGCCTATCCAGCTCACTGCCCAG GACATTCAGCAATTTTTGCAGCTACAGCAGTTGGTACTGATGCCAGGTCATCATCTACAGTCTCCTGCTCAGTTCCTGCTGCCCCAAGCCCAGACTCAGCATGGCCAGCAAGGTATG TACTCTCTCTCAGGTTTGCTTTCGGCACAAAATTTGATTTCACTACCTCAGCAAAGCCCAGGGAGTCTCCTGACCACCCCTCCTAGACTGGGGCTCCAAGCACAG CATCATCCTGATGACAGGCTGTGGTCATTACAGAGGGAGAAGAGTGTGGAGAGCACCGTGAGCTCCGCCCCCTCCTCAGCCCCGCCCATGAGCTCCATTTCCTCCGTGACCCCACATGCAGAGGAGCCCAGTGATTTAGAGGAGCTCGAACAATTTGCACGAACCTTCAAACAAAGAAGAATTAAACTGGGTTTCACACAG GGGGATGTTGGAATGGCGATGGGTAAACTATACGGCAATGACTTCAGCCAGACCACCATCTCACGCTTCGAGGCTCTCAACCTCAGCTTCAAGAACATGTGCAAGCTGAAACCCTTGCTGGAGAAATGGCTGAGTGATGCAG AAACCATGGCAATAGACAACATGCTGCCGAGCCCCAGTTCACTGTCCTCACCTCTGCTGGGCTTTGAAGGGTTGCCCGGACGCCGCCGGAAGAAACGCACCAGCATTGAGACCAACGTCCGCATTGCCCTGGAGCGCAACTTTATCATG AACCAGAAGCCTACCTCTGAAGAAATCCTGCTGATGGCCGAGCAGCTCAACATGGAGAAAGAGGTCATCCGCGTCTGGTTCTGCAACCGACGGCAGAAAGAGAAACGTATAAACCCATCTAGTGCCACCCCTCCCCTGCCCACTCAAGCCCCTGTACAGATGCACAAACCCCCATGCTATAGCCCGCACATG atGTCCAGTCAGTCACTGGCCCAAGCAGTCACCAGTCTCAGCACAACAG CCGTCAGTCCCACACCTTCTGTGGCCTGCCCCCTTAACCTCAGTGGACATGCAGCAATGAGCTCCGCCCCTTCCTCTGCGACCCCACCTCCTCTCAGCACAGTGAGCCCCACCCCACCCAATCTTAGCCACACTGGCTTGAACACAGG GAACACAATGATGGGTGTAAGCACAGGATTGAACCAGGCCTTCCTTGGCAGTAACCCTCTGGCCACAATGCAAG CCCTGGCTGCCAGTGGTGGCCAGATGTCCATTTCTGCTCTTGAAGGCAGTGGCCAAATGTTCCTGGGTGGAGCTGGAGGTCCAGGAGCTGAACTTCGCCAATCCCTCTTTTTAAACCATCCCACTTTACTGGCCCTGGCAACAGGTGCAGGAATGGGACTGGTCGGCACCCCCAGGGCTTCTCCGCCTCCTGGTGCGAGTGGTGTGAGACAAGACTCATGCTCCGTCTCCTCCTGCTCAAGTCCCACCTCCTTCTGCTCATTAGGTGAAGCCTCACCACCCCCTCTGGGTGGAGCTATGGCTGAGTGA